The DNA region CTTGAGGACGTCGTTGACGCGCAAGCAGTATCGACCACTGTCACGATCGGACGGGCCGTCTGGGAAGGCACAGTGACCACGGACCTGACCAACGTGGAACTCGCCGGAACCGTGACGGGAACTGTCACTGTTGATCAGGATGTCGCCGACACGGAAGACCGATACTCCCTCTATCTCTTCGACGCCGTTTCAGGCGCGCAGCTCAGAAGATGCGACACCGGCAACACCTGTCAAGCCACCGTTACATGGCGATCAGCCGATTGGGCCCTCGTCTTCGTCGGTATGGTTGCCGAGCGCACCCCCGACCCAATCGTCCTGGGCGAGGCCCAAGGATTGTTGTACGGAGAGCAGGTCTTCGTGGGAACCCCTTCCTGGAGCGTCGACATGGCTGCCGACAAAGGGGAGATCGGCCCGAACGAGTCAGTCGGGCTAACGGCGACAACCAATCTCGATGTTGGGCTGACCGACGGCGCTCTTGCCGTGTACATCATTGAGGCAATATCGGAGCGAATCGTCGCTCGTTGCACCACCGGCACCACGTGCAGTGTGGATGACGAGTTCTACAAGCCGACCGACATGCTCTGGGCGGGACACAGCTACTGGGCTTGGGTTGCTGACAACAATCCTGACGCCGAGTTCTACCAAGATGTCCAACGCATTCGTGCTGGCTCGAACAGCGTCTCTGTGCAGCAACGTGCATGGGAGGGATCAGCCCAGCAGACAGGACACAGTTCCACGGGCGATCAATTCTTGGTGCGGCTAAACCAAAGTATGTCGGTGACGAACGGGAGAGTCCGGATCGTACTGGTCGATCAGGACAACGGCAGCACAGTAGACAGCTGCACGTCCGGATCGGTATGCATGCTCCAATCAGATGCAGCCTCGACCTATGGCTACTTCATCGGAATCGAGGGCTTGGACTACCAGTCACACGCTGAGCCTGGGTCGGAGTACAGCTGGGTAAGCATGGGAGGATGGGGCTTCGCGGGGACCCTTGGCCCCGCGTCCGGCCCGGTGCTTCCCGGTGAATCTGCAGGCGGCGGAAACCCAGCAGAGCAGGCATGCCAGTGTGAGCACGCAGACCCCGTGAATAGTGCGACCGGCGAATTCTACGAGACAACGGTAGACCTGAAACTTCAAGGTGTTGGACCGGGTGTGGAGGTCTCACGCACATATAGTTCCTCAGGAGCCTCCAGCGCCGGAGCGTTCGGCTTCGGGTGGGCTAGCACGCTCGAGCCCAGACTCGAGCCAACTCTCGGTGATTTGAGTGGGTCGGACCTACCGCAGCAGATCCAAGTCGTCCAGGAAAACGGGTCGACCACACTCTTTACAGGCGCCGGCCAGAGCAGCTATTCAACCCTGCCGCGAGTTCACGCGGAGTTGATATACGACGAGTCCAATGAGAAATGGATCTACACCAGAAATCACCGCGATCGATTCACCTTTGACGCTCACGGCACTCTCGTTGAGGAGAGCGATCGCAACGGAAATCGTCTGCTCTACTCTCACGACGTCGCCGGGAAGCTCACTTCGATCTCCACCCCAGACGGGCGCACCATCACCTTCGCATGGACGGCCGACCGCATAACAAACGCAACAGACTCCGCCGGACGTGAGGTCGCATACAGCTACGACGAAGCCGGCAACCTAGCCGCAGTCACTGACGTTGACGGAAAGCAAACGTCATATACCTACGATGGTGACCATCGCCTCGTGGCGACAACTCTCGCTGATGGAGGTGTCGTCACAAATGCCTTCGATGCAGAAGGCCGGATGCAATCGCAAACCGACCAGATCGGGAGGACCACCCAGTTCAGCTACGACGACAACACGAACGATCAATACCCGCGGTCGAACACAGTCGCGAATCCTGACGGCACAATCACAACTGACGTCTATGTGAATCAACGTATCGTCTCCCAGACCGTCGCCACGGGAACAGATCTCGAGGCGACCACGGCTTACGAGTACGACACCAACGGAAATCTCATCGCAGAGACATCGCCAAGCGGAGCGACCAACCAAGCTACCTATGACGACGACGGCAACAAGCTCACAGAAACAAACCCCCTCGGCAAGACCACAACGCGAACCTACAACGCAGATGGCGATCTCCTGACGATCACGGATCCCGTCCAGCGAGTCAGCACGTTCACCTACGACACCCGCGGAAACATCCTGACTCATGTGACCCCTGGTGGCAGCGCGACCGAGTTCGCACGCAACAACGATGGCACGATCGCTACCCGAACAGATCCACGCGAGATGGCAACGACGTACACGTACACAGCTGCCGGCCTCCCGGCCACCGTCACGGACCCAGAGGCGGGAATTAGCCAGTACGAATACAACAGTGCAGGCAACCTCTCAGCAACCACCGACCCGAACGGTCACACCAGTACTACTACGGTCACTGCCAGCGGTAATGAGCTCACAAGCACCGATGCGGACGGCAACACCACCACTTACAGCTACGACGCCGTCGGCAATCTCACCACCGTCACCCAAGCCGACGCATCGACATACAGCGGCACTTACGACCTAGCAGGCCAACTGACCTCACGCACCGACACGAGTGGCCGAACCACTAGTTTCACCTACACGCCTGCGGGCAAGCTAGCGACTGAGACGACAGGCGATGCCATCACCACCTACACGTACGACAACCGAGGCAGAAAAGCGACTGTCACTGATCCGACCGGCCGAACCACAGGTTACGAGTACGACCCTGACAATCACCCCACTGTCACACACCTGCCCTCAGGGGCCACAACCACGAACTCCTACACTCAGGCGGGGCAGCTGGCCGCGTTCGTCGACGGTCGGGATAACACCAGCCACAACACCTACGACGAAGTAGGACAACTGATCGCTACCGAAGACGGGCTCGGCCGCATCACGTCCATCCACTACACCGACGACGGCAAGGTGGATACCATCACACACCCCGACTCGAATACGACTGAGTATGAATATGACCCATCCGGGAACCTGACCTCATTCACCAACCCGGACGGCAAGCAAACCGTGTACACCTACTCCGACGCTGACCGACGGATCAGCGAGACTCTGCCTGGCGGGCTGACCACAACTTACGCATACGACGACGCCGGGCAAGTCCTGACGACCACCAGCCCGGACGGGACCACCAGCACCTTCTCATACACGAATACCGGTCTAGTCTCGAACATTTCCAGAAGCGAACCCGGATCAACCGACACCGCATTCGAGTACAACCAAGTCGGTCAGGTCACCCAGATGACGGACGCTACCGGGCTCACCGAATACGACTTCAACGACGCCGGGCAGCTCGAAACAGAGACAACCACGGCCGGTGAGATCACGAACGAGTACGACAGCTATGGAAACCGGATTGGAATCACCTACCCAAGCGGTCACCACGTCACATACGCCTACGACCTAGCCGACCGCATGACAGCTGCAACGGACTGGGCCGCACGCACCAGCACCTTCAGCTGGGATGCCAACGGCAACCTCGCAACCGTCGCCCATCCCAACGGCTTGACTCAGACCTACACCCGCGACGCGGCCGACAACATCACACAAATCGATGCCAGCAACACCTCGGGACCGCTCCTCACGCTCGACTACAGCTACGACGAAGCCGGACAGCTCACCAACAGCAGCCGGACTGACAGCGCCGGAAGCTCGACCGTCAACTTCACGTACGACTTGGTGGGTCAACTGCATGACACTGACACCGCTCTGAGCTATGACGCAACTTCTGCCGGTCTACTCACCACAGCTGGAATGGACGTTCTCGCCTACAACAGCGCTCAGCAGGTAACCGAGCGCAGCATTGGAACGACAACTCTTGACTACGGTTACGACGATGACGGACGCCGCGTCAGCGAAGAGGACCTCGGCGCTTCCGGGTTGGAGTCGGCGACCATGACCTACTCGGCGGAAGGAGCCATCGCCAGCTACACCAAGGGCGCCAGCACGGTCAATTACACCAACGACGGCATGGGCCAACGACGATCAAGAACCGATGCCAACGGAACAGAGAACTGGGTCTGGGACACCGCCAATGCGATTCAGCTCCTCCTGGACGACGGCCATGACGAGTTCATTTACGGCCCAGGCACCACCCCGGTCGCTGAAATCAATAAGACAACCGGTGCCATCGAGTACTTCACAACGGACAACGTCGGCTCACCGCGCTTGTTCGCCGACGAGACCGGCGCGCAGACGGCAACCCGCGATTATGACCCGTATGGAAACCTGAGCAACAGCACTGGGGCAACGGACAGTCACGTTGGCTACACAGGTGGATGGACCGACCCAGTCAGCGGATATGTTCACCTCCGCGCCCGCGACTACGACCCCAAGACGGGCCAATTCACGACCCTCGACCCTCTCCGTGAGCAGACCAACAGTGCCTATTCCTACGTTCGAAACAATCCTCTGCTCTTAACTGACCCGACTGGCCTGTGCGCACAGCTCGGATCATCAAACGGAAACTGGACGGACAAGCCCGGGAAGATCGCGTCGAAATGGGGAATTCCTGTAGACGAGATCGAGAACGCGATTGAGGACCTCAAGCAGGACGGTGGCAAGTTCGGTGGAAAGCGGCGAAATCCTGACGTCGAGATCAATACCGAAACCGGTGACGTTCGGATCAAGGGCGGCGGCGACGGCGAATCGATCGGAAACCTTGACGACTATCTCAATTCAACGGCTTCTAGCATGGAGCCACCGCAGTTCGATTGGAACGCTGCCGGGGTCACTGTCGGGACAGCAGTCGCCGTCGCTATAGCCGGCATCCTCTACGCGCTGAATCCCTTCAATGCGGCCACCGCTTAGAGCTAGGAACCTGAACCAGTGACATCTATCGCGTACGGTCTGTCGATCTACTTCCCCACCAGAGACGTGGTCGATCCTCAGTTTGAGATTGCAGGGACGAGAGTTGCCGAGCGACGCGATGGCAGCGTGGTCGTTACATTCAGCTCGGTCACGACCATCACGGCCCACAGCGAGCAAGCCCTGAGTGAGCAACTCAACGCTCACGATTCGGCAGCTCTGGATACGCTCACAAGAGTTGGAATCAGCGGGCAGTTGCTCGCGCGCATCGGAGCGATAGTGAATGTTCGACTCTCGCTCCGTCCCACGCTCCGGGAAATGTCAATCGAACTCCCGGTTTCATCGGTCCGAGGCTGGCGCCGTCTGGGCGCCGACCTCTACATAAATGCCTACGTCGGCGGCGCGGAGGTCGATCATCCTGGTCCTGACGAAGTGACTCTCTTCGAGAACGGGCTTGGCGCTCAAGGTGGATCGACAGTAGTTACAAAGAATTCGGAAGAACGCGTCGAGCACTTCGAGCATGCGGTTCGCCGCATCGCACGTTCCACGACCAAAGAATCGGCTCTCGGGATCGAATTACGACCAAGATCCGGGACGGCAGGGATCGTCATCTCGCACGAAATGCTCGCGCTGTTGGACGGTCGCCGAATTCTCCTTTGTTCTGCCTAATTCGCACTGGAACCACCCTCTCCGAGTGAGGTTCCAAACCGTAAACCCGCCGGAGCCATCCCCGCATTCGATACGCTGCCCATGATCCTTGAATTTGTGCATCCAGTCAGTGGGGGATCGTGGCTGGCCATATGAGGGCGTTATCGGCCTTGAACGTGACTTCGCCAGTCGGACGGGTAGCAGTACGAAGAGTCGCCCACGGCGAGGAATCATCTAATGGTTTCGCGGGGCAGGGCCATTGGCGCGAAAGTGCGAGCGTTAGCGACAGCGGGGAGGGGGAATGCATCGTAGGGCGGGCGCTTCGACGCCAACCATCGAAGCTTAGAGATACGATCTCCGCGTGACGTCGAAACCGGAATCCAGAAAGATGGGTCCTGCCTTGGCTGCAGGATTTGTCGGAACTGGAATCGAAGCGGTCATCGCCGCGAATGGTCTACCAACGCACGGAGTAATAGCCAGCGCTGGAGCTGTTCTGGGTACCCGCGCCCTCGAAGCGCTGGCAGCAGAGCGAAGTCGTCGCGTCTCGAAGGCACTACGCGTGGCGGAGGACATCAGTGGATTATCGCGGGAAGAGCTTGACGACCTGATTGCCGATGACCCGACTTCCGTCTCGCTCGTCCTGCAACTCTTGCAAGCTGCAGGTAACGCTGGAGACGAATCAGTCCTTAAGCTCATTGGCTACGTTGTAGGCGTCGGAATCAAGGATCCCGACGTAGTGGAACGACAATCGACGCTGTTGCTTGCCATCGACGGGCTGAATGCAGCACATATACGAATGCTCGGCGTTCTAGCGCGTGAGCACATTCCAGAGGGTCACAGCTATGAGGCCGACATCGTTGCCGATTGGCTCAAGGAGTCCTCCGATGTGGTGAGAATGCTTGGTACGGGACTCTTACTGCGAGGCCTCATTGAAAATCCATACGGCGGGTATGGGGGCGGCGAATACTACTCCCTCAGTCAGCTAGGCGTGGAGGTTGTCAATGCTGCAATGATCCTCGAAAAAGGCGAGGTCTAGGCAGCCCGCGAACTGTACGCGTCGACGCGAGGTTGCCGAGCCTCCGAGTTGGTATCGCCACTCGACTCATCCAGCGTCCCGATTTGAGTTCCCGGTCCCAGGACGTTCAACAAGGGTCGTTGTCCCGATGCGCACACGAGCTCCAATGAGGGTTGCAAACGAGAATCGGCCAGATCGTTTGCCACGGCCCTCGAGTACTGCTCGGATCCGGAATAGATGATGCGCAATGGCATGCCCGCACTCGATGCCTACGCTGGCCCACCTCACCAGGCCCCGGAGAATCGAACAGCGGTGACTGACCTCTGAGGTTCCCCGTCGAGTGAAATCAGCCGAGCCTTGCGCGACATGGCACGACCGCGGAGACCGAAGCGGGCGCGACTCGAGCACCGGCCCGGGTTGGGTCTCTGCGCTCGTCACAACCTCGGGCAAGCATCGCGAACCATGTGCTGTCCGAAGGAAGCCCGGGTTGTCCTCGCTCGGGCCGCGCAATAGGAGTCAGCTTGAGTCCGCTTCGCCTGTCACAAC from Leifsonia sp. Root1293 includes:
- a CDS encoding RHS repeat-associated core domain-containing protein; this encodes MAGSVESQNVTAARAAWIVGLETSASTVAAGAPVTLTAEANQNVGLTDGTYVISILDTTTGSTVRTCTSGTVCAAAAPSLYSSNDNSHEFIAVVSAPGSFNSLEDVVDAQAVSTTVTIGRAVWEGTVTTDLTNVELAGTVTGTVTVDQDVADTEDRYSLYLFDAVSGAQLRRCDTGNTCQATVTWRSADWALVFVGMVAERTPDPIVLGEAQGLLYGEQVFVGTPSWSVDMAADKGEIGPNESVGLTATTNLDVGLTDGALAVYIIEAISERIVARCTTGTTCSVDDEFYKPTDMLWAGHSYWAWVADNNPDAEFYQDVQRIRAGSNSVSVQQRAWEGSAQQTGHSSTGDQFLVRLNQSMSVTNGRVRIVLVDQDNGSTVDSCTSGSVCMLQSDAASTYGYFIGIEGLDYQSHAEPGSEYSWVSMGGWGFAGTLGPASGPVLPGESAGGGNPAEQACQCEHADPVNSATGEFYETTVDLKLQGVGPGVEVSRTYSSSGASSAGAFGFGWASTLEPRLEPTLGDLSGSDLPQQIQVVQENGSTTLFTGAGQSSYSTLPRVHAELIYDESNEKWIYTRNHRDRFTFDAHGTLVEESDRNGNRLLYSHDVAGKLTSISTPDGRTITFAWTADRITNATDSAGREVAYSYDEAGNLAAVTDVDGKQTSYTYDGDHRLVATTLADGGVVTNAFDAEGRMQSQTDQIGRTTQFSYDDNTNDQYPRSNTVANPDGTITTDVYVNQRIVSQTVATGTDLEATTAYEYDTNGNLIAETSPSGATNQATYDDDGNKLTETNPLGKTTTRTYNADGDLLTITDPVQRVSTFTYDTRGNILTHVTPGGSATEFARNNDGTIATRTDPREMATTYTYTAAGLPATVTDPEAGISQYEYNSAGNLSATTDPNGHTSTTTVTASGNELTSTDADGNTTTYSYDAVGNLTTVTQADASTYSGTYDLAGQLTSRTDTSGRTTSFTYTPAGKLATETTGDAITTYTYDNRGRKATVTDPTGRTTGYEYDPDNHPTVTHLPSGATTTNSYTQAGQLAAFVDGRDNTSHNTYDEVGQLIATEDGLGRITSIHYTDDGKVDTITHPDSNTTEYEYDPSGNLTSFTNPDGKQTVYTYSDADRRISETLPGGLTTTYAYDDAGQVLTTTSPDGTTSTFSYTNTGLVSNISRSEPGSTDTAFEYNQVGQVTQMTDATGLTEYDFNDAGQLETETTTAGEITNEYDSYGNRIGITYPSGHHVTYAYDLADRMTAATDWAARTSTFSWDANGNLATVAHPNGLTQTYTRDAADNITQIDASNTSGPLLTLDYSYDEAGQLTNSSRTDSAGSSTVNFTYDLVGQLHDTDTALSYDATSAGLLTTAGMDVLAYNSAQQVTERSIGTTTLDYGYDDDGRRVSEEDLGASGLESATMTYSAEGAIASYTKGASTVNYTNDGMGQRRSRTDANGTENWVWDTANAIQLLLDDGHDEFIYGPGTTPVAEINKTTGAIEYFTTDNVGSPRLFADETGAQTATRDYDPYGNLSNSTGATDSHVGYTGGWTDPVSGYVHLRARDYDPKTGQFTTLDPLREQTNSAYSYVRNNPLLLTDPTGLCAQLGSSNGNWTDKPGKIASKWGIPVDEIENAIEDLKQDGGKFGGKRRNPDVEINTETGDVRIKGGGDGESIGNLDDYLNSTASSMEPPQFDWNAAGVTVGTAVAVAIAGILYALNPFNAATA